The proteins below are encoded in one region of Salvelinus namaycush isolate Seneca chromosome 39, SaNama_1.0, whole genome shotgun sequence:
- the LOC120032903 gene encoding mucolipin-1-like — MATASGNCNHGGASSEKERLVSSVSPHGYGSSDSSDKHVHHGHSHGNPRLPTATAGGWLGAEQEEEALRRKLKYFFMSPCDKFHAKGRKPFKLGLQLLKIIIVTVQLVFFGLSNQMVVTFKEENTMSFKHIFLKDYDEGSDDTLAVYTQSDVYEHIYYAVDQYLVLPETTVGRYAYVYGVGVNGSALSLCQQYYKKGSIDPANDTFNIDPHVITDCVGVNPLSVPRAPFGSDYKNLTLKFHKLINVTIQFQLKAINIQTIINNEIPDCYTFFITIVLDNKAHSGKVRISLENQAFIKECKDPSVSGHAENYTRLAFDVVVVIVCILSLLLCGRSILRGIILQAEFVEFFKTNLGRKVSWNERMEFINGWYILLIISDVLTIIGSAIKIGIESKNLSSYDECGILLGTSTLLVWVGVIRYLSFFQKYNILIVTLRAAFPNVIRFCSCVAVIYLGYCFCGWIVLGPYHVKFRSLSMVSECLFSLINGDDMFVTFSEMQESSTLVWVFSQVYLYTFISLFIYMVLSLFIALITGAYETIKHQTQEPYHITDLHAFIAECTDTPSSGMFRGLETSPCSFFCCCDRTTTYEDVLLVN, encoded by the exons AGAAGGAGAGGTTGGTTTCCTCtgtgtctcctcatggctacggCTCCAGCGACAGCAGCGACAAGCATGTTCACCACGGACACAGCCATGGCAACCCCCGGTTGCCCACGGCAACGGCGGGGGGTTGGCTGGGGGCAGAGCAGGAAGAGGAGGCCCTGCGCAGGAAGCTCAAGTACTTCTTCATGAGCCCCTGTGACAAGTTCCACGCCAAGGGCCGCAAGCCCTTCAAACTGGGCCTGCAGCTGCTCAAGATTATCATTGTGACGGTGCAG CTGGTGTTTTTTGGCCTCAGTAACCAGATGGTGGTGACGTTCAAGGAGGAGAACACCATGTCCTTTAAGCACATCTTCTTGAAGGACTATGACGAGGGCTCCGACGACACGTTGGCAGTGTACACACAGAGCGACGTCTACGAACACATCTACTACGCCGTAGACCAG TATTTGGTGCTACCCGAGACCACGGTGGGACGCTATGCGTACGTCTATGGGGTCGGGGTGAACGGGagtgccctctctctctgccagcagTACTACAAGAAGGGCAGCATCGATCCCGCCAATGATACCTTCAACATTGACCCTCATGTTATCACAG ATTGTGTGGGGGTTAACCCTCTGTCAGTCCCTCGAGCGCCTTTCGGCAGTGACTACAAGAACTTGACCCTCAAGTTCCACAA ACTCATAAACGTGACGATACAGTTCCAACTAAAGGCCATCAACATTCAGACCATCATCAACAACGAGATTCCTGACTGTTACACCTTCTTCATAACG ATAGTCCTGGACAACAAGGCTCACAGTGGTAAAGTGAGGATCAGTCTGGAAAACCAGGCTTTTATAAAGGAGTGTAAAGACCCCAGTGTGTCAGGCCACG cGGAGAACTACACACGGCTAGCGTTTGACGTGGTGGTGGTGATCGTTTGTATACTGTCCCTGCTGCTGTGTGGCCGCTCCATACTCCGCGGCATCATACTACAGGCC GAGTTTGTCGAGTTCTTCAAGACTAACCTGGGCCGGAAAGTAAGCTGGAACGAAAGGATGGAATTCATCAACGGCTGGTACATCCTGCTCATCATCAGTGACGTCCTCACCATCATCGGCAGCGCCATTAAGATCGGCATCGAGTCCAAG AATTTGTCATCGTATGATGAGTGTGGCATCCTGTTGGGGACTTCCACCTTGTTGGTGTGGGTCGGAGTCATTCGCTACCTCAGCTTCTTCCAGAAGTACAAT atcCTGATCGTGACCTTGCGAGCTGCGTTCCCCAACGTGATCCGGTTCTGCAGCTGTGTGGCTGTCATCTACCTGGGCTACTGCTTCTGTGGCTGGATCGTGCTGGGGCCCTATCACGTCAAG TTCCGCTCTCTCTCCATGGTGTCGGAGTGCCTGTTCTCGCTGATCAACGGCGACGACATGTTTGTGACCTTCTCGGAGATGCAGGAGAGCAGCACGCTGGTGTGGGTGTTCAGCCAGGTCTACCTGTACACCTTCATCTCCCTCTTCATCTACATGGTACTGTCGCTCTTCATCGCCCTCATCACCGGCGCCTACGAAACCATCAAG CACCAAACCCAGGAGCCCTACCACATTACGGACCTACACGCCTTCATCGCAGAGTGCACTGACACGCCCAGCTCGGGGATGTTCCGGGGCCTCGAGACCTCGCCCTGCTCCTTCTTCTGCTGCTGTGACAG AACGACAACATACGAGGACGTCCTTTTGGTGAACTGA